The Medicago truncatula cultivar Jemalong A17 chromosome 4, MtrunA17r5.0-ANR, whole genome shotgun sequence genome includes a region encoding these proteins:
- the LOC25492109 gene encoding transcription factor CPC, producing the protein MADTEHSSKNVTEVSTDQQSNQSSKVEFSEEEEMLITMVYNLVGERWSLIAGRIPGRTAEEIEKYWNSRHSTSE; encoded by the exons ATGGCTGACACTGAACACTCCTCTAAAAATGTTACAGAAGTTTCTACAG ATCAGCAATCAAACCAAAGTTCAAAGGTTGAATTTTCTGAAGAAGAGGAAATGCTTATTACAATGGTTTATAATCTTGTTGGGGAGAG GTGGTCATTGATTGCTGGAAGAATTCCTGGAAGAACAGCagaagaaatagaaaaatattggaATTCAAGACACTCGACTAGCGAATGA
- the LOC120580214 gene encoding L10-interacting MYB domain-containing protein-like yields MDSLKRKVSANPPSTNNEGQSSKASWRDLKATEYFVKACLDQVSKSQRNGTCFTKKGWQGIVSQFNEQSGLNYDKVKLKNRYDSLRKEWKVWYNLFGKVTGLGWNFEKNTVDASDEWWEKKELENPQYAKFRDKGLPFAHQLTTLFKDVVANGEHAWAPSSGVLPNENLGNDDNDVGLDVEGSGDSEDASIGATIGFENINLNTSQGVASQSSGQKRKRVIGAEQKGKKKATPSTSIAEAVNVIAETCKSRNEAISNASIGEVMAEIQTMEAVTSDLEFHTMCCNLMMFKPAREMFVSLWGFEERRLIWLNFTSFNPTLFMRP; encoded by the exons ATGGACTCACTTAAGAGGAAAGTTTCTGCTAACCCCCCTTCAACTAACAATGAGGGTCAAAGTTCCAAAGCTAGTTGGAGGGATCTTAAAGCCACCGAGTACTTTGTCAAGGCATGTTTGGATCAAGTTTCCAAGAGTCAACGCAATGGTACTTGTTTTACCAAGAAAGGATGGCAAGGTATTGTTTCCCAATTTAATGAACAAAGTGGACTGAATTATGACAAGGTAAAATTGAAGAATAGGTATGATAGCTTGAGAAAGGAATGGAAAGTATGGTATAACTTGTTTGGAAAAGTTACCGGATTAGGATGGAATTTTGAGAAGAATACCGTTGATGCATCCGATGAGTGGTGGGAGAAGAAAGAATTG GAAAATCCTCAATATGCAAAGTTTAGAGACAAGGGACTTCCATTTGCTCACCAACTAACCACACTTTTCAAGGATGTAGTGGCTAATGGAGAGCATGCTTGGGCACCATCAAGTGGTGTATTACCTAATGAGAACTTGGgtaatgatgataatgatgttgGCTTGGATGTTGAAGGCTCGGGTGATAGTGAAGATGCAAGCATTGGAGCAACaattggttttgaaaatattaacttGAATACATCACAAGGAGTTGCTAGTCAAAGTAGTGgacaaaagagaaagagagttaTTGGGGCTGAacagaaaggaaagaaaaaagctACTCCTTCAACGTCAATAGCTGAGGCTGTTAATGTTATTGCGGAGACTTGCAAGTCGCGGAATGAGGCTATAAGTAATGCATCTATTGGTGAGGTGATGGCTGAGATTCAAACCATGGAGGCAGTTACTTCTGATTTAGAGTTTCATACAATGTGTTGTAACCTAATGATGTTTAAGCCAGCTAGGGAGATGTTTGTATCACTGTGGGGTTTTGAGGAAAGAAGGTTGATTTGGCTAAATTTTACATCATTCAACCCTACTCTATTCATGAGGCCGtga
- the LOC112420727 gene encoding uncharacterized protein yields MFRMEKHIFHKLCHELVEHDLKSSKHMGVEEMVAMFLVVVGHGVGNRMIQERFQHSGETVSRHFHRVLHACLKLSFKYIKPEDPMFRECHAKIKNDQCYWPFFKNAIGAIDGTHVSCVVSASEQPRFIGRKGYPTQNIMVVCDWNMCFTFVLAGWEGTAHDARVFDKALTIANLNFPHPPQGKYYLVDSGYPTPIGYIGPYRCERYHLPEFRRSSGFENHNEVINYYHSSLRCTIERTFGVWKNRFAILRSMPKFKYETQVHIVVAAMAIHNFIRRSAEMDVDFNLYEDENTVIHHDDDHRSTNLDQSQSFNVASSSEMDHARNSIRDQIIAYKLNN; encoded by the exons ATGTTTCGAAtggaaaaacatatttttcataaactttgCCATGAATTGGTGGAACATGATTTAAAGTCTTCTAAACATATGGGGGTTGAAGAAATGGTTGCAATGTTTTTGGTCGTTGTAGGCCACGGTGTCGGTAATAGAATGATTCAAGAAAGATTTCAACATTCGGGTGAGACTGTAAGTAGACATTTTCATCGTGTACTTCATGCATGCCTTAAGTTGTCCTTCAAATATATTAAACCCGAAGATCCTATGTTTCGTGAATGTCATgccaaaattaaaaatgatcaaTGTTATTGGCCTTTTTTTAAGAATGCTATAGGAGCAATTGATGGTACACATGTGTCATGTGTAGTTAGTGCTAGTGAGCAACCAAGGTTTATTGGAAGAAAAGGATATCCAACACAAAATATTATGGTTGTATGTGATTGGAATATGTGTTTCACTTTTGTATTAGCTGGTTGGGAAGGCACTGCCCATGATGCCCGTGTTTTTGACAAAGCTCTTACTATTGCTAACCTTAACTTTCCGCATCCTCCTCAAG gtaaGTATTATTTGGTAGATTCTGGTTATCCAACACCAATAGGGTACATTGGTCCATATAGATGTGAACGTTATCATCTTCCTGAATTTAGACGTTCAAGTGGGTTCGAAAATCATAATGAAGTAATCAATTACTATCACTCAAGTTTAAGATGCACAATTGAAAGAACTTTTGGGGTATGGAAGAATAGATTTGCAATTCTGCGTAGCATGCCTAAGTTCAAATATGAGACGCAAGTTCATATAGTTGTCGCAGCAATGGCAATACACAACTTTATTAGAAGGAGTGCTGAAATGGATGTTGATTTTAATctttatgaagatgaaaatactGTCATTCACCATGATGATGATCATAGATCAACTAACTTGGATCAATCCCAAAGTTTCAATGTAGCTTCTTCTTCAGAGATGGATCATGCTCGAAACTCAATCCGCGATCAAATTATAGCGTATAagctaaataattaa